In the Pedobacter cryoconitis genome, TTCAATTACAAACTCACTTAAAGCACGCTCCATTGTACTGATTGCTTCTTCACGTGTTTGTGCAACACAGATTAGTTTAGCAATCATAGAATCATAGTTAGAAGGAATCTGATAGCCTGCATAAACATGCGTATCAACCCTCACCCCATGTCCACCCGGAGAATGGAAATTAGTGATTTTTCCAGGACAAGGCCTGAAGTTATTAAACGGATCTTCCGCATTGATCCTGCATTCAATAGCATGCATGTTCGGAAGATAGTTTTTACCAGAGATAGGAACGCCGGAAGCTACCTTAATCTGTTCTTTAATTAAATCATAGTTGATTACTTCTTCCGTAACCGGATGCTCTACCTGGATACGGGTATTCATTTCCATGAAGTAGAAGTTACGGTGTTTATCAACTAAAAATTCGATTGTTCCAGCACCTTCATAAGATACAGCTGTGGCACCTTTAATGGCAGCCTCACCCATACGTTCTCTCAATTCCGGAGTCATGAAAGGAGATGGAGCCTCTTCAACCAATTTCTGGTGACGACGCTGAATAGAACAGTCACGCTCAGATAAGTGACAAGCTTTACCATATTGATCACCAATAATCTGGATTTCAATGTGGCGTGGATCTTCGATATATTTTTCTAAATATAAACCGTCATTTCCAAAAGCAGCGCCAGATTCCTGTCTTGCACTGTCCCATGCATTTTCAAAGTCTTCATCTTTCCATACTACACGCATTCCACGGCCACCACCACCGGCAGTTGCTTTCAGGATTACAGGGTAACCGATTTCATTCGCTAAGACAATACCTTCTTTTACACTTTCCAGCAAACCCTGAGAACCAGGGATAGTCGGGACGCCAGCTTTTTTCATCGTTTCTTTAGCGGAAGCTTTATCTCCCATAGAATTGATCTGCTCAGGTGTAGCACCAATGAACTTAATTCCATAGTCTCTGCAAACAGAAGAGAATTTAGCGTTCTCAGATAAAAAGCCGTAGCCTGGATGAATCGCATCTGCATTGGTCAATTCAGCAGCTGAAA is a window encoding:
- the accC gene encoding acetyl-CoA carboxylase biotin carboxylase subunit codes for the protein MFKKILIANRGEIALRIIRTCKEMGIKTVAVYSTADRESLHVRFADEAVCIGPPPSKDSYLSIPNIISAAELTNADAIHPGYGFLSENAKFSSVCRDYGIKFIGATPEQINSMGDKASAKETMKKAGVPTIPGSQGLLESVKEGIVLANEIGYPVILKATAGGGGRGMRVVWKDEDFENAWDSARQESGAAFGNDGLYLEKYIEDPRHIEIQIIGDQYGKACHLSERDCSIQRRHQKLVEEAPSPFMTPELRERMGEAAIKGATAVSYEGAGTIEFLVDKHRNFYFMEMNTRIQVEHPVTEEVINYDLIKEQIKVASGVPISGKNYLPNMHAIECRINAEDPFNNFRPCPGKITNFHSPGGHGVRVDTHVYAGYQIPSNYDSMIAKLICVAQTREEAISTMERALSEFVIEGVKTTIPFHLQLMKDPNFRAGNFTTKFMETFVFSE